A genomic segment from Candidatus Poribacteria bacterium encodes:
- the tsaD gene encoding tRNA (adenosine(37)-N6)-threonylcarbamoyltransferase complex transferase subunit TsaD, whose translation MKILGIDTSCDETAAAVVADGRKVLSNVVASQVEVHQEYGGVVPELASRKHIEAINYIVSRALAEADVAFKDLEAIAVTNRPGLIGALLVGVAAAKSLAYCHNLPLLGINHIEGHIYANYMVHDTLTFPHICLTVSGGHTQLVEVHEGWQYKVLGGTQDDAAGEVYDKVAKYLGLGFPGGKIIDDLAQKGDPSAIKFPRPMRNSGDYQFSFSGIKTSVRYFVEKARRANILVEGENGNAKDTNPDMVTVEDIAASFQAAVVDVLVYKSLHAAKATSAKAITLTGGVAANSELRASLKTAATEIGAEVYYPPMNLCTDNGAMIAGIAYEKYQQGLRDGLSLNAAANGSIVDV comes from the coding sequence ATGAAAATACTCGGCATTGACACCTCATGCGATGAAACCGCTGCTGCAGTTGTTGCTGATGGCAGAAAAGTGCTTTCTAATGTTGTCGCTTCACAGGTCGAAGTGCACCAAGAATATGGCGGCGTTGTACCCGAACTTGCATCCCGTAAACATATTGAAGCGATCAACTATATCGTGAGTAGGGCGTTGGCGGAAGCGGATGTTGCATTTAAGGATTTGGAAGCGATAGCGGTAACGAATCGTCCCGGTTTAATCGGTGCGTTGCTCGTCGGGGTCGCGGCGGCGAAAAGTCTTGCCTATTGCCACAATCTTCCGTTGCTCGGTATCAACCATATTGAAGGTCATATCTACGCCAACTATATGGTGCATGATACGCTAACATTTCCGCATATCTGCCTCACGGTTTCTGGAGGACACACACAACTCGTTGAAGTTCACGAGGGGTGGCAATACAAAGTATTGGGTGGCACACAAGACGATGCCGCCGGTGAGGTCTACGATAAGGTCGCGAAATATCTCGGACTCGGTTTCCCCGGCGGTAAGATTATTGACGATCTTGCTCAAAAAGGCGACCCGTCGGCGATAAAATTTCCCAGACCGATGCGAAACAGCGGGGACTATCAATTCAGTTTTAGCGGTATCAAAACGTCAGTACGTTATTTTGTAGAGAAAGCACGGCGCGCAAACATACTTGTGGAAGGTGAAAACGGGAATGCCAAGGACACAAATCCTGATATGGTAACTGTTGAAGACATTGCTGCGAGTTTTCAAGCTGCTGTTGTTGATGTGCTTGTTTACAAATCACTCCATGCAGCCAAAGCGACCAGTGCTAAGGCAATAACACTAACTGGCGGAGTTGCTGCAAATAGCGAACTCCGTGCTTCCCTGAAAACTGCTGCTACGGAGATTGGTGCGGAAGTCTACTACCCACCGATGAATCTGTGTACGGATAACGGTGCGATGATCGCAGGGATTGCTTACGAAAAATATCAGCAAGGACTCCGAGATGGGCTTTCTCTCAACGCCGCAGCGAATGGTTCTATTGTCGATGTCTAA
- a CDS encoding phytanoyl-CoA dioxygenase family protein, protein MNQESKVTVEDIEMSVDALDVQKAADIFDEHGCLVVRGLMAPYIKALHQDIEAAAAESISLLDKAERIVEGWRTPNGTLFLPAPEGYKRDKQIMVLSIGYQTSAAFFQSALDETTVNIVEAILGPNVEIFGNGQCLYKEPVGGHPKHLHQDSAYFEHRYQGPVGILSYVVDTDLVNGALHVVPGSHKLGQLKHIDTFSHLGLEEDEWPWESALPVVGNAGDSIFFNVKTIHGSKQNMSDKPRPIFINRYRRTDDFVVIGGTTTTNRAEAEKRAAAAEEAKKSNSDRGLMLRGFRPFDSQD, encoded by the coding sequence GTGAACCAAGAATCTAAGGTAACAGTTGAAGATATTGAGATGTCTGTGGACGCATTAGACGTTCAAAAAGCCGCAGACATTTTTGACGAGCACGGGTGTCTCGTCGTGCGTGGACTGATGGCACCGTATATCAAAGCACTTCATCAGGATATTGAGGCAGCCGCGGCGGAGTCCATATCGTTGCTTGACAAGGCGGAACGGATTGTTGAAGGATGGCGTACACCGAACGGCACACTATTCCTACCAGCACCAGAAGGCTATAAACGCGACAAACAGATCATGGTACTGTCGATAGGCTATCAGACGAGCGCGGCATTTTTCCAATCCGCTCTTGATGAAACCACAGTCAATATCGTAGAGGCGATCTTGGGACCGAATGTAGAGATCTTTGGTAACGGGCAGTGCCTCTATAAGGAACCGGTCGGCGGACACCCGAAGCATCTCCATCAGGATTCCGCGTATTTTGAACACCGCTATCAAGGACCCGTCGGCATTCTAAGTTATGTTGTGGATACGGACTTGGTAAATGGGGCGTTACATGTTGTACCGGGTTCACACAAACTCGGACAACTCAAGCATATTGATACGTTCTCGCATCTCGGTTTGGAGGAGGATGAGTGGCCCTGGGAAAGCGCACTCCCAGTTGTTGGAAACGCCGGTGATTCGATCTTCTTTAACGTTAAGACCATTCACGGTTCCAAACAGAATATGTCGGACAAACCGCGTCCGATTTTCATCAACCGCTATCGCCGAACAGACGATTTCGTGGTCATCGGTGGGACGACCACGACGAACCGTGCAGAGGCAGAGAAGCGTGCCGCTGCAGCTGAGGAAGCGAAGAAATCTAATAGTGATAGAGGCTTAATGTTGCGAGGATTCCGTCCCTTTGATTCACAGGATTAA
- a CDS encoding DUF2283 domain-containing protein codes for MGTNLTFQYDRDADILYVNTCAPYPEQESEELDDEIIARFNPDTRDIENLEVLFFSTRLLREELFHLPISARLQLNKEL; via the coding sequence ATGGGAACGAACTTGACTTTCCAGTATGACAGGGATGCTGATATTCTGTACGTAAACACTTGTGCACCGTATCCTGAGCAGGAGAGCGAGGAACTTGATGATGAAATCATTGCGCGTTTCAACCCAGATACAAGGGACATCGAAAACCTTGAAGTTTTATTTTTCTCAACGCGCTTGTTACGCGAAGAACTCTTTCATCTTCCAATTTCTGCTCGTTTGCAGTTAAACAAAGAATTATGA
- a CDS encoding MT-A70 family methyltransferase, translating into MNRSKKLVAPYAPFPNKKYDIIYADPPWDYKGQLQHTGSGGKDSGGAIRHYPTVPVSEMKTWDVASISKENCLLFMWSSSPHLDQAIQLGKAWGFRWATVAFVWDKQRPNPGSYTVSQCELCLVFRRGRIPQPRGARNMRQLVRVKRTRHSEKPDAVRERIEKMFPDQCKIELFARKQYQGWDTWGLEVLEAS; encoded by the coding sequence GTGAACCGGTCAAAGAAATTAGTGGCACCTTATGCTCCCTTCCCGAATAAGAAGTATGATATTATATACGCGGATCCGCCGTGGGACTATAAGGGGCAGCTCCAACACACGGGGAGTGGGGGCAAAGACAGTGGCGGCGCAATTCGACATTATCCGACTGTACCCGTATCGGAGATGAAAACATGGGATGTCGCTTCGATCAGCAAAGAGAATTGTCTGCTTTTTATGTGGAGTTCCTCTCCGCATCTCGATCAGGCGATTCAGCTTGGCAAAGCATGGGGGTTTCGGTGGGCAACGGTTGCCTTCGTCTGGGATAAGCAACGTCCAAATCCTGGTTCCTACACGGTAAGCCAGTGTGAATTATGTCTCGTTTTTAGACGTGGCAGGATCCCGCAACCGCGAGGTGCGAGAAACATGAGGCAGCTCGTTCGAGTTAAACGGACCCGCCATTCTGAAAAACCGGATGCTGTGCGTGAACGAATTGAGAAAATGTTTCCAGACCAATGTAAAATCGAATTGTTCGCGCGAAAGCAGTACCAAGGTTGGGATACATGGGGACTCGAAGTTCTCGAGGCTTCGTGA
- a CDS encoding NADH-quinone oxidoreductase subunit I: protein MKVNEEMSFWDRLYIPALIKGMFTTLKHIPKKKLTYQYPEDPRSVDERNDRYRGIHKLTTTEKDEIKCVACFLCATACPADCITIQAAPAPEGWQTKEGYQREKYPDVFEINMLRCIFCGYCVEACPEDAIRMTGLTLPQYFRERQQEGESLGSSRSDFIFDRDMLVANNDIPQDGLSVEAK, encoded by the coding sequence ATGAAAGTTAACGAAGAAATGTCTTTTTGGGATAGACTCTATATCCCTGCGTTGATTAAGGGGATGTTTACCACGTTGAAGCATATCCCGAAAAAGAAATTGACATATCAATACCCTGAAGATCCGAGGAGTGTGGATGAACGGAACGATCGGTATCGCGGCATTCACAAACTGACGACAACAGAAAAAGATGAGATTAAATGCGTAGCATGTTTTTTATGCGCGACTGCCTGCCCTGCTGATTGTATCACGATTCAGGCGGCACCAGCACCGGAAGGTTGGCAAACCAAGGAAGGTTATCAGCGCGAAAAATACCCCGATGTTTTTGAAATCAACATGCTGCGTTGTATTTTTTGTGGGTATTGTGTAGAGGCTTGCCCTGAAGATGCCATCCGGATGACAGGCTTAACGCTTCCGCAATATTTCCGTGAACGTCAGCAAGAGGGAGAAAGCCTTGGAAGCTCCCGTAGTGACTTCATCTTTGATCGAGATATGCTCGTTGCTAACAATGACATCCCGCAAGACGGACTTAGTGTCGAAGCGAAGTAA
- the guaB gene encoding IMP dehydrogenase, producing METKISDVFPPKFAKEGLTFDDVLLIPAESDVLPDQVDTSTQLTRNLRLNIPICSAPMDTVTESTLAIAIAREGGIGIIHYNCPIEEQVSEVDRVKRSESGMITDPITLTKNKTIRDALAVTARYHIGGVPIVTTDGYLVGLITNRDLKYEDNLDLPVTERMTPKERLITAAEGITLDKAKEILHKSRKEKLPIVDKDFRLRGLITIKDIDKVQMFPQACKDSAGRLRVGAAVLPSTPLEDVDRLVEAGVDVLVLDTAHGHSKNVIRSTEYIKSHFPDVELVAGNVVTPEGTRSLIDAGADAVKIGVGPGSICTTRVVAGVSIPQITAIYDCAQEADKAGVPIIADGGIRYSGDIAKAIGAGASSVMIGSLLAGTDESPGDTVIYQGRTYKIHRGMGSLGALRKRSAQLSDDGSEDVSKLVPRGIEGRVPHKGKLSNFVYQLVGGIRSAMGYCGASDIEVLRQDTQFVRMSSSGYRESHPHDIDITEEAPNYTVANLNS from the coding sequence ATGGAGACCAAGATTTCCGATGTCTTCCCCCCGAAATTCGCAAAAGAAGGGTTAACTTTTGACGATGTTTTGCTGATTCCGGCTGAATCGGATGTGCTACCGGATCAAGTGGATACGAGTACGCAGCTGACACGTAATCTGCGGCTGAATATTCCTATCTGCAGTGCTCCTATGGATACTGTCACCGAATCTACGCTTGCCATTGCGATCGCACGCGAGGGAGGCATCGGAATAATTCACTACAACTGCCCTATTGAGGAACAGGTATCTGAAGTGGATCGGGTGAAACGGTCGGAAAGCGGTATGATTACCGATCCAATTACACTGACGAAAAATAAGACAATCCGAGACGCGTTAGCGGTGACAGCGCGCTACCATATCGGTGGCGTACCTATCGTTACCACAGATGGGTATCTCGTCGGTTTAATTACCAATCGCGATCTCAAGTATGAAGATAATCTTGATCTTCCTGTAACCGAACGGATGACACCAAAAGAGAGACTGATTACTGCTGCAGAAGGCATTACACTCGATAAAGCGAAAGAAATACTCCACAAATCTCGAAAAGAAAAACTACCGATTGTGGATAAAGATTTTCGGCTCCGTGGGTTGATTACTATCAAAGATATTGACAAAGTGCAGATGTTTCCACAAGCGTGTAAGGACAGTGCTGGACGTTTACGTGTTGGTGCCGCTGTTCTGCCCTCAACTCCATTGGAAGATGTTGACAGATTGGTGGAGGCTGGCGTGGATGTGCTTGTATTAGATACAGCACATGGTCATTCCAAAAACGTAATCCGCTCGACAGAATACATCAAATCACATTTTCCAGATGTTGAACTCGTTGCTGGAAATGTCGTTACACCTGAAGGGACACGAAGCCTTATTGATGCGGGGGCAGATGCAGTGAAGATCGGTGTTGGTCCGGGTTCTATTTGCACAACCCGTGTTGTGGCAGGGGTCAGTATTCCGCAGATCACAGCAATTTACGATTGTGCGCAGGAAGCGGATAAAGCAGGCGTACCAATTATCGCCGACGGTGGTATCCGCTATTCTGGAGACATCGCGAAAGCCATTGGGGCTGGTGCCAGTTCTGTGATGATCGGCAGTTTGCTCGCTGGAACTGATGAAAGCCCTGGAGATACCGTCATCTATCAGGGAAGGACATATAAGATTCACCGCGGAATGGGTTCGTTAGGCGCGTTACGGAAGCGAAGTGCTCAACTCTCAGACGATGGTAGCGAAGATGTGTCTAAACTTGTGCCGCGTGGAATTGAGGGACGTGTTCCACACAAGGGAAAACTCAGTAATTTTGTCTATCAATTAGTCGGTGGGATTCGTTCTGCGATGGGCTATTGCGGTGCTTCTGATATTGAGGTGTTACGGCAGGATACCCAATTTGTACGGATGTCGAGCAGCGGTTACCGCGAAAGCCATCCTCACGATATTGATATTACCGAGGAAGCACCGAATTACACGGTCGCGAACCTTAACTCATAA
- a CDS encoding Gfo/Idh/MocA family oxidoreductase, with the protein MDNLNVGIVGLGWVAGAHIEAFKAVTGSDVTAICSRREHDESVLAETYGTPLKAYTDFDKMLADPDVHIIDICTPHPFHAEQAIAAAEAGKHLIIEKPICLTYQDAKAIRDAVKSTGVNVCVCFECRYSAHFTMIRSVIDNGLLGELHYAEVDYYHGIGPWYGQYEWNIKKDFGGSTLLTAGCHALDALLFFMDGNVEEVTGYHTQSTGADFQPYEYKTTSVSLLKFEGGGKIGKVTSCVDCLQPYYFHIHLVGSEGSLLDNRIYSAKLKGMDKSRWSELETSLIDSGDVSDHPYEPQFQAFIDSVRQNEPMPLTDFDTAFETHRVVFAADMSAEAGGRTVKLSELA; encoded by the coding sequence ATGGATAACCTAAACGTTGGAATCGTCGGGCTTGGCTGGGTAGCCGGTGCTCATATTGAAGCCTTCAAAGCCGTTACAGGTTCAGATGTCACCGCTATCTGCTCACGCCGAGAACACGATGAATCCGTATTGGCGGAGACCTACGGGACACCTCTCAAAGCCTATACTGATTTTGATAAGATGCTTGCCGATCCGGACGTACATATCATTGATATTTGTACGCCACACCCCTTTCATGCTGAACAAGCCATCGCCGCTGCAGAAGCGGGAAAACATCTCATCATAGAAAAACCGATCTGTCTTACATACCAAGATGCGAAAGCTATCCGTGATGCCGTCAAAAGTACAGGTGTCAACGTCTGCGTCTGCTTTGAGTGCCGATACAGCGCGCATTTTACGATGATCCGCTCAGTCATCGACAACGGATTGCTCGGTGAACTCCACTACGCTGAAGTTGACTACTACCACGGTATTGGACCCTGGTACGGGCAATACGAATGGAACATCAAAAAGGACTTCGGCGGTAGTACCCTACTCACTGCTGGCTGTCACGCACTCGATGCACTCCTCTTCTTTATGGATGGAAACGTCGAAGAGGTGACGGGCTATCACACACAATCCACAGGTGCCGATTTCCAACCTTATGAGTATAAAACAACGAGCGTGAGCCTCCTTAAGTTTGAAGGCGGCGGAAAGATTGGAAAAGTCACCTCCTGTGTTGATTGCTTACAGCCCTACTACTTCCATATCCACCTTGTCGGAAGTGAGGGGAGTCTGCTTGATAACCGTATCTATTCGGCGAAACTTAAAGGCATGGACAAAAGCAGATGGAGTGAACTTGAGACCTCACTCATCGACTCTGGTGATGTCAGCGACCACCCGTATGAACCACAATTCCAAGCGTTCATAGATAGCGTCAGGCAAAACGAACCGATGCCGCTGACCGATTTCGACACGGCGTTTGAAACGCATCGCGTTGTCTTTGCCGCCGATATGTCGGCAGAGGCAGGTGGCAGAACCGTTAAACTGTCCGAACTCGCTTAG
- a CDS encoding phytanoyl-CoA dioxygenase family protein gives MPHELTDAEKFFFENNGYLVLEDFLTPSHVAILRSALAEVIENRREREEEGLPQTGMTHIHGEKSTRIFYILGDHPAFLELLDWQPILPYVTGLLNKMPHHHASDAIVEHASDLMERSMGWHIDGHDEGYRNLRPIPFLQLKIGYYLTDMTESGQGNLWLIPGSHTAMYDPNHEDLRYPYEYPGALEVCAPPGSAILFHNAVWHSAGIFTKTDSCREMLYYAYEHPWMIASQEHWGYPKDFYNKELSPEQRKFFHGFVFDPPEQRWG, from the coding sequence ATGCCACACGAACTGACTGATGCCGAAAAGTTTTTCTTTGAAAATAATGGCTATCTTGTCTTAGAAGATTTCCTCACGCCTTCACACGTTGCAATACTCAGGAGTGCTCTCGCTGAAGTCATTGAGAACCGGCGTGAACGTGAGGAGGAAGGGTTACCCCAAACCGGAATGACACACATTCACGGTGAGAAAAGCACTCGTATCTTTTATATCCTCGGCGACCATCCGGCGTTCTTGGAACTTCTGGATTGGCAACCGATTCTGCCGTACGTCACAGGATTGCTCAATAAGATGCCGCACCACCACGCATCGGATGCGATCGTTGAACACGCTTCGGATTTAATGGAACGTTCGATGGGCTGGCACATCGATGGACACGATGAAGGCTATCGTAATCTACGTCCAATTCCGTTTCTGCAACTTAAAATCGGCTATTACCTGACAGACATGACAGAAAGCGGACAGGGAAATTTGTGGCTCATCCCGGGCAGCCACACGGCGATGTATGACCCGAACCATGAAGACTTGCGGTATCCTTATGAATATCCCGGGGCACTTGAGGTGTGCGCGCCACCCGGGAGTGCCATTCTGTTCCATAACGCCGTTTGGCATTCCGCTGGCATCTTTACCAAAACGGACAGCTGCCGCGAAATGCTCTATTACGCTTACGAGCACCCCTGGATGATCGCCTCGCAGGAACATTGGGGATATCCCAAAGACTTCTACAACAAGGAACTCTCACCCGAACAGCGAAAGTTTTTCCACGGATTTGTCTTCGATCCACCCGAACAGCGATGGGGATAG
- a CDS encoding DUF420 domain-containing protein, with protein sequence MLEISDLPTVNATLNTISGILLTIGYVQIRQQKITAHKNCMLAAFSVSVLFLISYVIYHYHAGSKPFTKQGWIRPVYFTILISHILLAFVIVPLALRTLYLAWRERFEKHRRIAKITFPIWLYVSVTGVIIYLMLYQL encoded by the coding sequence GTGCTTGAGATCTCAGACCTACCGACGGTCAATGCAACCCTGAATACAATCAGTGGTATCCTACTAACAATCGGATATGTGCAAATCCGACAACAAAAAATCACGGCACATAAAAACTGCATGCTCGCGGCTTTTAGTGTGTCAGTGCTATTTCTCATCTCTTATGTTATTTACCACTATCACGCCGGTTCAAAACCGTTCACAAAACAGGGGTGGATCCGTCCCGTCTACTTCACTATACTGATTTCACACATCCTTTTAGCGTTCGTCATCGTGCCGTTGGCGTTACGCACCCTCTATTTGGCGTGGCGTGAGCGGTTCGAGAAACACCGTCGCATCGCGAAAATTACCTTTCCCATCTGGCTCTATGTCTCGGTAACAGGCGTGATTATCTATCTGATGTTATACCAGTTGTAG
- a CDS encoding phytanoyl-CoA dioxygenase family protein — protein MRLTESQVSFFHDNGYLLLEDALDENDLGPVIDEYKGIIAERAEKLHAEGKVSDTYADKPFTERLLHLSNEAQEVTANLDIMQARGEATFNFLKNPKILDIAESFVGSEIICNPIQHIRAVLPKKSSQRAPTPWHQDAGVCWPDTDPYFMLTVWIPIVDATLENGCLQVMPGSHKMGLYKHDWTEGGLAVTSENQPSNLTPKALPIRAGGVILFHNYTLHSAKPNESESVRWSFDLRYHDIYQPTGRPFYPAFLMRSRLRPEAGNTQYETWCQRWEFALENSKGAQAYRWPR, from the coding sequence ATGCGTTTAACCGAATCTCAAGTTTCCTTCTTCCACGACAACGGATATCTACTGCTTGAAGATGCGCTTGATGAAAACGACCTCGGTCCCGTCATTGATGAATACAAGGGAATTATTGCAGAACGTGCCGAGAAATTGCACGCCGAAGGGAAGGTGAGCGACACTTATGCAGACAAACCCTTCACGGAACGACTGCTTCACCTCTCGAATGAAGCACAGGAAGTAACGGCAAATCTGGACATTATGCAAGCGCGCGGTGAAGCGACGTTCAACTTCCTCAAGAACCCCAAAATCCTCGACATCGCAGAATCCTTCGTCGGTTCCGAGATTATCTGTAACCCGATCCAACATATCCGTGCCGTCTTGCCCAAAAAGAGTTCACAACGGGCACCCACACCTTGGCATCAGGATGCAGGCGTGTGCTGGCCCGATACGGACCCGTACTTCATGCTCACTGTCTGGATTCCGATTGTGGATGCGACTTTGGAAAACGGATGCCTACAGGTGATGCCGGGTAGTCATAAGATGGGGCTTTACAAACATGACTGGACCGAAGGAGGATTAGCGGTCACGTCGGAAAATCAACCATCTAACCTCACACCGAAGGCACTACCGATCCGAGCAGGTGGCGTTATTCTGTTCCACAATTACACGCTCCACAGCGCGAAACCGAATGAATCGGAGAGTGTCCGATGGAGTTTCGATCTACGTTACCACGATATCTACCAGCCGACAGGGAGACCCTTCTATCCAGCGTTTCTGATGCGGAGTCGTCTGCGACCTGAAGCCGGTAACACGCAATATGAAACGTGGTGTCAACGGTGGGAATTTGCGTTAGAGAATTCTAAGGGCGCGCAAGCCTACCGATGGCCCCGGTAG
- a CDS encoding XdhC family protein, with protein MREIYQKIPELIEAAQVGAYCTVVETKGSTPQKPGSKLLILPDLRNIGTLGGGCVEAEARRQAIGLMQDGLPRLLEFQLDSDYGWDDGLICGGNMKIFIDLPKTRAEAEMFERLQALNSEKTPLVCATVVTSAKQGVDVGMKMIFATTGERIGTLGDPALEAAVEEQTPEILKKNRAGLFSEDEIASVFLEPLQPRPTLLIAGAGHVGQALCHIGNWLDFDIAIVDDRADFASTERLPEADEVIIGDIATELRNYPITPLTYIVIVTRGHQHDESALHSVVESDAGYIGLIGSRRKIKLIFDDLMEAGISTERLQRVYAPIGLDINSKTVPEIAVSIASQLIQVRNAADTVQTFDTQPVRMPTVKVVGGEKNE; from the coding sequence ATGAGAGAAATATACCAAAAAATCCCAGAACTAATTGAAGCCGCTCAGGTCGGTGCCTATTGCACTGTTGTGGAGACGAAAGGTTCAACGCCACAAAAACCCGGCTCAAAACTCTTGATTCTCCCCGATTTGCGGAATATCGGTACACTCGGTGGTGGGTGTGTTGAGGCGGAAGCACGTAGACAGGCGATAGGGTTGATGCAGGACGGTCTGCCGCGGCTCCTTGAGTTTCAATTGGATAGCGATTATGGCTGGGACGATGGACTCATCTGTGGCGGGAATATGAAAATCTTCATTGATCTGCCGAAAACGCGCGCCGAAGCAGAAATGTTTGAGCGGCTCCAAGCACTGAACAGCGAGAAAACACCGCTTGTTTGTGCAACGGTTGTAACGAGTGCTAAACAGGGTGTTGATGTTGGTATGAAGATGATCTTCGCTACCACAGGTGAACGTATCGGCACGTTGGGCGATCCGGCTTTGGAAGCGGCAGTCGAGGAGCAGACTCCTGAGATTCTTAAGAAGAACCGCGCAGGCTTGTTTAGCGAGGACGAGATAGCATCCGTCTTTTTAGAGCCATTACAACCGCGCCCGACTTTACTCATCGCCGGGGCGGGTCATGTTGGTCAGGCACTCTGTCATATCGGTAATTGGTTGGATTTTGATATCGCTATTGTTGACGATCGCGCCGACTTCGCTTCCACCGAGCGGTTACCAGAAGCAGACGAGGTTATCATCGGCGATATCGCTACGGAACTCCGAAACTATCCGATTACGCCGTTGACATACATTGTGATTGTCACCCGTGGACACCAACACGATGAATCGGCGTTACACAGTGTTGTTGAATCGGATGCTGGTTACATTGGATTGATAGGGAGCCGTCGCAAGATTAAACTGATATTCGATGATCTAATGGAGGCTGGGATTTCTACGGAGAGACTCCAACGGGTTTATGCACCCATCGGGCTGGATATTAACTCGAAAACCGTGCCGGAAATTGCTGTTAGCATCGCATCGCAACTTATCCAGGTCCGCAATGCCGCTGACACTGTTCAAACTTTCGATACACAACCCGTACGAATGCCTACCGTTAAAGTAGTGGGAGGAGAAAAAAATGAGTGA
- a CDS encoding L-threonylcarbamoyladenylate synthase, giving the protein MEIDVCVEAVQCLKSGGIIAIPTDTVYGLGADPFNASAVQKLYTFKGRPDGKPIPLILSSVEDIHSVAQNLPEFFFHLTDRFWPGGLTIVVESKDLLPVLTAGGNTVGVRIPDNPLLLQILQAFGGPMAITSANLSGELPATSVQEIGEELASRIDVIVDGGKTPGPVPSTVYDISVSPPIIRRHGVISEETLAKEFACYNKH; this is encoded by the coding sequence TTGGAAATAGACGTGTGTGTTGAAGCTGTCCAATGCCTGAAATCAGGTGGTATTATCGCTATTCCTACCGACACAGTCTACGGGTTGGGTGCCGACCCCTTTAATGCGAGTGCCGTGCAAAAACTCTACACATTCAAGGGGCGACCGGATGGAAAACCGATTCCGCTTATCCTCAGTTCGGTTGAGGATATCCATAGCGTCGCTCAGAACTTACCCGAATTTTTCTTTCATCTCACAGATCGATTTTGGCCCGGCGGTTTGACGATCGTTGTTGAAAGCAAAGACTTACTGCCAGTGTTGACAGCGGGTGGTAACACTGTCGGGGTACGGATTCCCGATAATCCGCTACTTTTGCAAATCCTCCAAGCGTTTGGCGGACCGATGGCGATAACGAGTGCGAATCTCTCTGGCGAACTGCCAGCCACCTCTGTTCAAGAGATTGGTGAAGAACTTGCATCACGAATTGATGTGATCGTTGATGGCGGTAAAACGCCGGGCCCTGTCCCTTCAACAGTTTATGACATTTCTGTCTCACCGCCTATCATCCGACGGCACGGCGTGATTTCAGAAGAAACTCTCGCCAAGGAGTTTGCGTGCTACAACAAGCATTAA